A single window of Triplophysa rosa linkage group LG2, Trosa_1v2, whole genome shotgun sequence DNA harbors:
- the atf5a gene encoding uncharacterized protein atf5a has protein sequence MMTMSAPIWKTLLVCPADPLTLSHPQANHSQSEGRRGEGPEESQHLIGDGLSDWMTEEVDFSSYLPTSHASPSPNASLPPSPLQHDIQVPSDLEVMTSLLQEELAQLEDYFLSDPLPEKASKLGKCDKDPTPVGPPSYYQLPYTSYSTSNQSESSPLLVTLATGELDLLSFCGGPIGRSKIPRHAPYSCSRPNTNVCSRKRVPDVARVGDTFEGSIWSSKGNSSGNSAVATGGSYSCAEDERVVGKGYCLGSAVEIRRCSILPKEERNCRYTEEAIGSSKVVDGGYSFSGPVQVPNKKDEMMMYGVREVNLNGIAGSTEMEMMSDAKTTASDVKASMPWKTEPNESCFLQSTPQEEAYHSFLGAISEPVKPESTELHRQHNNFQCGFLEGQGPDCLSPDHHGSEMGSPCARGVDPCIVKPELEVPLIEGNRGERKQKKRDQNKTAAHRYRQRKRAELDSLEEQLHGLEGRNRELRDKAESVEREIQYVKDLLIEVYKARSQRLKQEASG, from the exons ATGATGACAATGTCAGCACCCATTTGGAAGACTCTACTCGTCTGCCCGGCAGAccccctcactctctctcacccACAGGCTAACCACAGCCAATCGGAGGGGCGCAGAGGGGAGGGGCCAGAGGAGAGCCAGCACTTAATTG GTGATGGTCTTAGTGACTGGATGACGGAAGAAGTAGATTTCTCCTCGTACCTCCCAACCTCTCACGCCTCTCCCTCCCCCAATGCATCCCTTCCCCCCTCGCCCCTCCAGCATGACATCCAGGTGCCCTCAGATTTGGAGGTCATGACCTCTCTGCTGCAAGAGGAGCTTGCTCAGCTGGAGGACTACTTCCTGTCTGACCCACTCCCAGAGAAAGCCTCCAAACTGGGCAAATGCGACAAGGATCCAACGCCAGTTGGTCCACCATCGTACTACCAGTTGCCGTACACATCATATTCTACttccaaccaatcagaatccagccCTCTACTTGTTACCCTGGCAACTGGGGAACTTGACTTGCTGAGCTTTTGTGGGGGTCCCATTGGCCGCTCCAAGATTCCCAGACATGCCCCCTACAGTTGCAGCCGACCCAACACCAACGTCTGCAGCCGCAAGCGAGTTCCCGATGTCGCGCGGGTGGGCGACACCTTCGAGGGTAGCATCTGGAGTTCCAAAGGAAATTCCTCAGGTAACTCAGCTGTTGCAACTGGTGGTAGCTACAGCTGTGCAGAAGATGAACGGGTGGTTGGCAAAGGCTACTGCCTGGGCAGCGCGGTGGAGATCCGAAGGTGTTCCATTTTACCCAAAGAGGAGAGGAACTGCCGCTACACAGAAGAGGCCATTGGCTCGAGTAAGGTTGTCGACGGTGGGTACAGTTTCAGTGGACCCGTTCAAGTTCCCAACAAGAAAGACGAAATGATGATGTATGGAGTCAGAGAAGTCAATTTAAATGGCATTGCAGGAAGCACAGAAATGGAGATGATGAGTGATGCAAAGACCACCGCAAGTGACGTGAAGGCCAGCATGCCCTGGAAGACGGAACCCAACGAAAGCTGTTTCCTCCAAAGCACACCCCAAGAAGAGGCCTACCACAGCTTTCTGGGGGCCATCAGTGAACCGGTTAAACCGGAAAGCACAGAGCTTCATCGTCAACATAACAACTTTCAATGTGGCTTTCTTGAAGGCCAAGGCCCCGACTGCTTGAGTCCTGACCACCACGGGTCTGAAATGGGCTCCCCGTGTGCCAGAGGAGTTGACCCCTGCATTGTGAAACCAGAGCTTGAGGTGCCACTTATCGAAGGGAACCGCGGTGAACGCAAACAGAAGAAGAGAGATCAGAACAAGACGGCAGCTCACAG ATATCGTCAAAGGAAGCGGGCGGAGTTGGACTCACTGGAAGAACAGCTTCATGGTCTGGAGGGCAGAAACCGCGAGCTACGAGACAAGGCAGAATCAGTGGAACGAGAGATCCAATATGTGAAAGACCTCCTGATTGAGGTGTACAAGGCCCGCAGCCAACGCCTTAAACAGGAAGCCAGCGGCTGA